The Archangium primigenium genomic interval CAAGACGGTGATTCTGTTGGGGGGATCGGTGGGGGCGTACGCGGCCATCCTCAGTGGCGCGTTCGGCCCCTGGGGGATGTTGGCGCTCGCGGTGCTGCTGGGCGTGGGCATGGCGGGCATCGGCTTCTCCGTGGCGCACGATGCCCTGCACGGGGCGTATTCCGGCGATGCCCGCGTCAACCGGTGGCTCGGCTACACGTTCGATCTGGTGGGCGCCAATGGCTACATGTGGCGGATCACCCACAACGTGATCCACCACACGTATACGAACATCCCCGGCGTCGATGAGGATTTGACGGTCTCGCCCCTCTTGCGGCTGAGCCCGGGCGCGGAGCGGACGGCCCTGCACCGCTGGCAGCATGTCTATTGTTGGTTCGCCTATAGCCTGTCCACGCTCAACTGGGTCTTCGTCAAGGACTACCAGCAATTCCTGAAGCGAGACATCGGGCCGTACAAGGACAAGCGTCACAGCGCGCGCGAGTGGGCGGTGCTGGTGGTCGCCAAGCTGTTCGCCTATGTCTGGATGATCGTCCTGCCGCTCGTGCTGCTGCCCATCACCTGGTGGCAATTCGCGCTGGGCTTCCTCGCCATGCACCTCACGGCGGGCATCATCCTCGGGGTCATCTTCCAGCTCGCCCACGTGGTGGAGGGCATCGCCTACCCGGAGCCGGACGCGAGCGGCCAGATGGAGCACGCCTGGCTCGTGCACGAGCTGTACACCACGTCCAACTTCGCCCCCGGCAAC includes:
- a CDS encoding fatty acid desaturase family protein, which gives rise to MTNPTIRFANKNAALFVDDVKARVAAYFEQEGRSRSANGQMKLKTVILLGGSVGAYAAILSGAFGPWGMLALAVLLGVGMAGIGFSVAHDALHGAYSGDARVNRWLGYTFDLVGANGYMWRITHNVIHHTYTNIPGVDEDLTVSPLLRLSPGAERTALHRWQHVYCWFAYSLSTLNWVFVKDYQQFLKRDIGPYKDKRHSAREWAVLVVAKLFAYVWMIVLPLVLLPITWWQFALGFLAMHLTAGIILGVIFQLAHVVEGIAYPEPDASGQMEHAWLVHELYTTSNFAPGNTLLSWYIGGLNYQIEHHLFPQVCSVHYPALSRLVRAAAEAHGIPYHSQPTLLSAMGSHFTMLKRLGRAPVAAPVVPVIERALS